A segment of the Sulfitobacter sp. D7 genome:
TTCAGCGCCTCCAGATGGGCCAGATCCATCACCGTGACTTCGCTCTGCGCTTGGCGCAATTCGCTGAGCGCCTGTTCGGCCCGGCGCAGAAACATCTGCCCGGCTTGGGTCAATCGCATGGGGCGGCGGGTGTGATCGACCAGTTCCGCCCCGATGGCGGCTTCGAGGTTGCGCATCTGCTGGCTGACGGCGGGCTGGCTGAGCCCCGTGGCCTCTGCTGCCTGCGCCACCGATCCGCTGCGCGCGAGCGCCTCAAACACTTCGATGCCCCGAAGGGTGATGCCTTTGTTCAGCATGTGGTCCCAACTCTTTCGGATCTTGTGAAACCACGGGCGGCTCAGGTCAAGCATTTGCCCATGGAAGTGGCAGCATATCTGTTGATTTCGGGAAAGCGACGGGAGGCGCTTCGGGCCCACGGGCCGCCCCCTTGAAGCCGCCGCCAAAGCTGCGCAGACTGCGGGCAAACAGCCCTCAGGAGCCTCTCCGAATGAAAATCGCCACAGCTGCCTATCCGCTCGATGTTCTGACCTCATGGGCGCAGTACGAAGACAAACTGGCCCATTGGGTCGCCGAGGCCGCGGTGCAGGGGGCGGAACTGCTGGTTTTTCCCGAATATGCCGCGATGGAATTGGCCACGCTGGATGGGGCCGAAGTGGCCGCCGATCTGGAGCGCTCGCTTTTCTCGGTCTCGGACAAGCTTGAGGAAGCCGACCGGCTGCACGTGAAGCTCGCCACCGAGCACAATGTGCATATCGTAGCAGGCTCTGGCCCCGCGGCGACCGAGAGCCGTCCGGTCAACCGCGCGCGGCTGATCACGCCTACGGGGCAGGTGGGGGTGCAGGACAAGCAGATCATGACCCGTTTCGAGCGTGAAGAGTGGGGCGTGATCGGAGGCAATGCGCTTCAGGTTTTCGAGACCGCGATTGGCAAGATCGGGATTTTGATCTGTTATGACAGTGAGTTTCCCCTGCTGGGCCGGGCGCTGAGCGATTGCGATGTGATCTGCGTGCCCAGTGTCACCGAAACGCTGGCGGGCTATTGGCGGGTGCGCATCGGATCCATGGCCCGCGCGTTAGAGAATCAGTGCATCACGGCGATGTCTTCGGTGGTGGGCGCGGCGGATTGGTCCGAGGCTTTGGGGCAGTCTTTTGGCGCGGGGGGGATTTTCTGCCCGCCGGATCGCGGCTTCCCGCCGACGGGCATTTTGGGCCTGCGCGAGGTGAACGCCCCCGGCTGGACCATTGCAGAAGCCGATTTGGCGCAGGTCGCCGAGGTGCGCGCAGATGGCATCGTTTTGAACCGAAGGGACTGGCAAGACCAGATTGGCCGCGACGGAAAGGCGATAAACGTCGCTTTGCGCTGAATCCCCCTTGAAAAAGCGCAAAAATGCGCCCATTTAAGCCTGCGCCCTCAAATTGGAGGGTTTTGTGCTCAAGGAGAGACCATGGCCAAGGAAGATACGCTCGAATTTCCCGGTGTCGTGAAGGAACTCCTGCCTAACGCGACGTTTCGGGTCGAGCTGGAAAACGGCCATGAGATCATCGCGCATACGGCAGGCAAGATGCGGAAAAACCGCATCCGTGTTCTGGCTGGCGACAAGGTTCAGGTGGAAATGACACCCTATGATTTGACCAAAGGTCGGATCAACTATCGCTTCAAGTAAGCGGCACCGCGTTCGCGCGTTGCGCGGCGCAGGCGGGGCCGTGCGCGGCCCCGACCGGGCTGCCGGCCTCAGGCAAAGAGGCCCATAAGATGCAGTTCATTCTCGGATCAGGATCACCGCGCCGGTTGGAGCTTTTGGCCCAGATCGGCGTGGTCCCCGATGCCATCCGCGCCCCCGACATTGACGAGACACCCCATAAGGTCGAACTACCGCGCCCCTATTGCGCCCGCATGGCGCGTGAAAAGGTGGCGGCTGTGCCCGCTGGGGCGGATGACATCGTGCTCTGCGCGGACACCACTGTGGCGCTCGGGCGGCGCATCCTCGGCAAGCCCGAGGATGAGGCTGAAGCCGAAGCTTTCCTGCGGTTGATGTCGGGCCGTCGGCATAGGGTGGTCACTGCCGTTGCCGTGAAGCGGGGCGACAAGCTTTGGCAGCGCGATGTGCAAAGCAACGTGAAGATGAAATCTTTATCCGAGCCTGAGATTCGCCGCTACCTTGCCACCGGCGATTGGCGCGGCAAGGCGGGTGGATATGGCATCCAAGGCCCCGCTGGCGCGCTGATCCCATGGATCAGCGGCTCATTCACCGCAATCGTCGGCCTGCCATTGGCCGAGGCTGCGAACCTGCTGCAAGCGGCAGGCTACCCATTTGACGGAGGTGCCGCATGAAGGGCCGTACGATCATTCTTGACCATCTTGGCGATGTTGAAGCTGCAGCACTCATGGTGGATGGCAAGCTGGACGATTTTCTGGTCGACAGCGATGCGCCGCGCGTTGGCACCGTGTATCGCGCGATTGCCGATCGCCCGGTAAAGGGGCAGGGGGGGATGTTCCTCAAGACCCCCGATGGGGCGGCTTTTCTGCGCCAGATCAAAGGGCTGGCCCCCGGCCAGACGATTCTTGTGCAGGTCTCGGGTCATGCTGAACCGGGCAAGGCGATCCCGGTGACCAATAAGCTGCTGTTCAAATCGCGTTATGCCATCGTGACGCCAGATTCGCCGGGGCTGAA
Coding sequences within it:
- a CDS encoding carbon-nitrogen hydrolase family protein; protein product: MKIATAAYPLDVLTSWAQYEDKLAHWVAEAAVQGAELLVFPEYAAMELATLDGAEVAADLERSLFSVSDKLEEADRLHVKLATEHNVHIVAGSGPAATESRPVNRARLITPTGQVGVQDKQIMTRFEREEWGVIGGNALQVFETAIGKIGILICYDSEFPLLGRALSDCDVICVPSVTETLAGYWRVRIGSMARALENQCITAMSSVVGAADWSEALGQSFGAGGIFCPPDRGFPPTGILGLREVNAPGWTIAEADLAQVAEVRADGIVLNRRDWQDQIGRDGKAINVALR
- the infA gene encoding translation initiation factor IF-1; the encoded protein is MAKEDTLEFPGVVKELLPNATFRVELENGHEIIAHTAGKMRKNRIRVLAGDKVQVEMTPYDLTKGRINYRFK
- a CDS encoding Maf family protein — encoded protein: MQFILGSGSPRRLELLAQIGVVPDAIRAPDIDETPHKVELPRPYCARMAREKVAAVPAGADDIVLCADTTVALGRRILGKPEDEAEAEAFLRLMSGRRHRVVTAVAVKRGDKLWQRDVQSNVKMKSLSEPEIRRYLATGDWRGKAGGYGIQGPAGALIPWISGSFTAIVGLPLAEAANLLQAAGYPFDGGAA